One Curtobacterium sp. MCLR17_032 genomic window carries:
- a CDS encoding DUF4194 domain-containing protein — protein MSDTTPAPVHDEVTSVDDGLDDATGAYEHAAESESESESERDESTFALFEGDEGRLDEPQRRALVALLRHPYVSARTHSDEWRAVLDAEHQLRSRLNDLFLELHVDRDREVAFKRQARSESTRRGFPTLLRDAPYTREETIVLVYLRMRLRADARPGPDQVVVDRAEILGHVSGFRPATATDRTRDEARVAKAIERLVTARVLLKTTDPDRFRIASVIEVLLPLERLVELDRWLSSTALRNATTDGGAATDGGDPGLPAGEDDTDVETDTDAEPDTGTDPDDTEEDRA, from the coding sequence GTGAGCGACACGACGCCAGCACCCGTCCACGACGAGGTCACCTCGGTCGACGACGGACTCGACGACGCGACCGGTGCGTACGAGCACGCGGCCGAGTCCGAGTCTGAGTCCGAGTCCGAGCGGGACGAGAGCACCTTCGCGCTGTTCGAGGGTGACGAGGGTCGCCTCGACGAACCGCAGCGCCGTGCCCTGGTCGCGCTGCTGCGCCACCCGTACGTCAGCGCCCGCACACACAGTGACGAGTGGCGCGCCGTCCTGGACGCCGAACACCAGCTGCGGTCGCGACTCAACGACCTGTTCCTCGAACTGCACGTCGACCGGGACCGCGAGGTCGCCTTCAAGCGCCAGGCCCGGTCCGAGAGCACCCGACGCGGCTTCCCGACCCTGCTCCGTGACGCCCCGTACACCCGCGAGGAGACGATCGTCCTCGTCTACCTGCGGATGCGCCTGCGTGCCGACGCCCGACCAGGGCCGGACCAGGTCGTCGTGGACCGGGCCGAGATCCTCGGACACGTCTCCGGGTTCCGGCCGGCGACCGCGACCGACCGCACCCGCGACGAGGCCCGCGTGGCCAAGGCGATCGAGCGGCTGGTGACGGCCCGGGTGCTGCTGAAGACCACCGACCCGGACCGCTTCCGGATCGCGAGCGTCATCGAGGTCCTCCTGCCCCTCGAGCGGCTGGTCGAGCTCGACCGGTGGCTGTCGAGCACGGCGCTGCGGAACGCGACCACCGACGGGGGTGCGGCGACCGACGGGGGCGATCCGGGCCTCCCGGCCGGCGAGGACGACACCGACGTCGAGACCGACACCGACGCCGAGCCGGACACCGGGACCGACCCCGACGACACCGAGGAGGACCGCGCGTGA
- a CDS encoding DUF3375 family protein: MTDVDLEFARVRQVLDRPTLRLMSRPTSAAVVSVFRTVFDRDVQYVPADRMHLQVEEHVARLQATGARVPASDSTTGDLPAGEAPRPNGRSLCREWVAAQWLVRSNSPDGDEQYSLTSHALEALSLIDALSSERALISESRLAMIVDAVHRWAARAEPDRDTQVRRLDAQIAELQAERDRLARGDEVVTVDEDRMRDGYTNITDLIRQLPSDFKRVEEAVATMHREIVEDFRQEVRPIGEILDDYLARTDNLMESTPEGRAFQGAFELLRDDALLLRLRDDITAILEHPFAGSLSPTERRTFRGTVGILRQGIEDVLAQRRMLTATLRDQIVAHDVVRDRELDAVLRSVNRGLAAWMDAGSARDRVPLGLLPPSAAVGTLRERFYDPDAESVPPPIEEPDDDVFEDLDVESLRRHGGPLLAELRDVLAHAATGSSVEAFHTLPAEQRRPVELFGLAHLLTGHDDFEAGTASAPHHTVRPDGEPVTFHMPTAALAPAGDAPHHDDEPGQEAR, from the coding sequence ATGACCGACGTCGACCTCGAGTTCGCCCGGGTCCGCCAGGTACTCGACCGTCCGACGCTCCGACTCATGTCACGTCCGACGAGTGCCGCGGTCGTCTCGGTCTTCCGCACGGTGTTCGACCGCGACGTGCAGTACGTCCCGGCCGACCGGATGCACCTGCAGGTCGAGGAGCACGTCGCGCGCCTGCAGGCCACGGGTGCGCGGGTGCCGGCGAGCGACTCCACGACCGGTGACCTGCCGGCCGGCGAGGCCCCGCGTCCGAACGGCCGGTCGCTCTGCCGCGAGTGGGTCGCCGCGCAGTGGCTGGTGCGCTCGAACTCCCCCGACGGCGACGAGCAGTACAGCCTGACGAGCCACGCCCTCGAAGCACTGAGCCTGATCGACGCGCTGTCGTCCGAGCGCGCACTCATCAGCGAGAGCCGCCTGGCGATGATCGTCGACGCCGTGCACCGCTGGGCCGCCCGTGCCGAACCCGACCGGGACACCCAGGTCCGCCGGCTCGACGCCCAGATCGCCGAGCTGCAGGCCGAACGCGACCGCCTGGCACGCGGCGACGAGGTCGTCACGGTCGACGAGGACCGGATGCGCGACGGCTACACGAACATCACCGACCTGATCCGCCAGCTGCCGAGCGACTTCAAGCGCGTCGAGGAAGCGGTCGCGACGATGCACCGCGAGATCGTCGAGGACTTCCGACAAGAGGTCCGCCCGATCGGCGAGATCCTCGACGACTACCTCGCCCGCACGGACAACCTGATGGAGTCGACCCCCGAGGGCCGGGCGTTCCAGGGAGCGTTCGAGCTGCTGCGTGACGACGCCCTGCTCCTCCGGCTCCGCGACGACATCACCGCGATCCTCGAGCACCCGTTCGCGGGCTCCCTCAGCCCGACCGAACGGCGGACCTTCCGTGGCACGGTCGGCATCCTCCGTCAGGGCATCGAGGACGTCCTCGCCCAGCGCCGGATGCTCACGGCCACGCTCCGCGACCAGATCGTCGCCCACGACGTGGTGCGCGACCGCGAACTCGACGCCGTGCTCCGGTCCGTCAACCGCGGCCTGGCTGCCTGGATGGACGCCGGCTCGGCGCGCGACCGCGTCCCGCTCGGACTGCTGCCGCCGTCCGCCGCGGTCGGCACGCTCCGCGAACGGTTCTACGACCCGGACGCCGAGTCCGTGCCGCCGCCGATCGAGGAACCGGACGACGACGTGTTCGAGGACCTCGACGTCGAGTCACTCCGCCGCCACGGCGGTCCGCTGCTCGCCGAGCTGCGCGACGTCCTGGCGCACGCTGCGACCGGCTCCAGCGTCGAGGCCTTCCACACGCTGCCCGCCGAGCAGCGCCGGCCCGTCGAGCTCTTCGGACTCGCCCACCTGCTCACCGGACACGACGACTTCGAGGCGGGCACGGCCTCCGCCCCGCACCACACGGTCCGGCCCGACGGCGAGCCGGTCACCTTCCACATGCCCACCGCCGCCCTCGCCCCGGCGGGCGACGCACCGCACCACGACGACGAACCCGGCCAGGAGGCACGGTGA
- a CDS encoding site-specific integrase, with protein sequence MATIREYETAKGKRFEVGYTKPDGRTTRKRGFRSKRDANVWSAANIVAMNRPTYRTQSDLSQKLGPFIDEFLARRATLAATTVANRAAVAGKWITPYWSDTSLEALTKKSVRAWVESIHAAGAGAQTIQKAHQILGGVLEDCVEQGLLTGNPARGVKLPTVVTREHGYLSAPQVAHLLDEAQERDRMLIAFLAFSGLRFGEAAALTFADLDFANNVVHVRKSATEVRGELVLGPPKNGKARQVPGVPQVMEPLQRRSAGRDAHGLVFTAPEGGMLRLSTWRRRVFAPAVQRAIASWPASDFARGTAVQHFPKLTPHDLRHTAASLGVSAGATVPLVQSMLGHAKPSITLDVYTGLFPADFDPLVAKLEDLASTSGIANRL encoded by the coding sequence ATGGCCACGATCCGGGAGTACGAAACGGCGAAGGGCAAGCGGTTCGAGGTGGGCTACACGAAGCCGGACGGTCGAACGACGCGGAAGCGCGGGTTCCGGTCCAAGCGCGACGCCAACGTCTGGTCCGCGGCGAACATTGTCGCGATGAACAGGCCGACCTACCGCACTCAATCCGACCTCTCGCAGAAGCTCGGCCCCTTCATCGACGAGTTCCTTGCCAGGCGCGCCACGCTCGCAGCGACGACGGTTGCGAACCGCGCGGCCGTCGCGGGCAAGTGGATCACGCCCTACTGGAGCGACACGTCCCTGGAGGCGCTCACCAAGAAGTCGGTGCGGGCCTGGGTGGAGTCCATCCACGCCGCGGGCGCCGGAGCGCAGACGATTCAGAAGGCGCACCAGATCCTCGGAGGAGTCCTCGAGGACTGTGTCGAGCAGGGCCTTCTGACCGGGAACCCTGCGCGAGGGGTCAAGCTGCCTACGGTGGTCACGCGCGAGCATGGCTACCTCAGCGCCCCGCAGGTCGCGCACCTTCTCGACGAGGCACAGGAGCGCGATCGAATGCTCATCGCCTTCCTAGCGTTCTCGGGGCTGCGGTTCGGCGAAGCCGCTGCACTCACGTTCGCCGACCTCGACTTCGCGAACAACGTCGTGCACGTTCGCAAGTCCGCGACCGAGGTCCGGGGCGAACTTGTACTCGGTCCGCCCAAGAACGGCAAGGCCCGACAGGTGCCGGGAGTGCCGCAGGTCATGGAACCGCTCCAACGACGGTCGGCAGGGCGTGACGCGCACGGCCTCGTCTTCACCGCGCCGGAGGGCGGCATGCTCCGGCTCTCGACATGGCGGCGTCGCGTCTTCGCTCCGGCCGTTCAGCGGGCGATCGCAAGCTGGCCCGCGAGCGACTTCGCGCGTGGGACGGCCGTGCAGCACTTCCCGAAGCTCACCCCACACGACTTGCGGCACACCGCCGCGAGCCTCGGGGTGTCTGCGGGAGCGACCGTGCCACTCGTGCAGAGCATGCTCGGGCACGCAAAGCCGAGCATCACACTCGACGTCTACACCGGGCTCTTCCCCGCTGACTTCGACCCGCTGGTCGCGAAGCTCGAGGACCTCGCCTCGACATCGGGCATCGCGAACCGGCTCTGA
- a CDS encoding helix-turn-helix domain-containing protein encodes MPKSLSRLTASSETRELTSEDAILLKPAEAASFLLTSVGTLAQWRYLRRGPAYIKVGRSVAYRLGDLLAYVERTRISHDGMAA; translated from the coding sequence ATGCCCAAGTCCTTGAGCCGCCTGACCGCGTCATCGGAGACTCGCGAACTCACCTCCGAGGATGCAATTCTCCTCAAGCCGGCTGAAGCCGCATCGTTCCTCCTCACGTCCGTCGGGACGCTCGCCCAGTGGCGCTACCTCCGCCGCGGCCCCGCGTACATCAAGGTCGGCCGTTCCGTGGCCTACCGCCTCGGTGACCTGCTCGCCTACGTCGAGCGGACCCGCATCTCGCACGACGGAATGGCTGCCTGA
- a CDS encoding helix-turn-helix domain-containing protein, translating to MLNYADVAKALNVSIETVWAYAVRDADFPTRVNQERSPLFLAEHVDEYRWQRRERARGRAGHPPGVQDASGRVSTGRTAGDRIRRLMDAPDAPVGDVRALAGLLGLEVPALRYRLRGQTRWKPAELKTIARVFRVSIDELTGTLELV from the coding sequence TTGCTCAACTACGCCGACGTCGCGAAGGCCCTCAACGTCTCGATCGAGACCGTGTGGGCCTACGCCGTCCGCGACGCCGACTTCCCCACCCGTGTGAACCAGGAGCGCTCGCCGCTGTTCCTCGCGGAGCACGTCGACGAGTACCGCTGGCAGAGGCGGGAACGCGCTCGTGGACGCGCCGGCCACCCGCCAGGCGTCCAGGACGCCTCTGGACGGGTTTCTACGGGCCGAACGGCCGGCGACCGCATCAGACGGCTTATGGACGCTCCCGACGCGCCAGTGGGCGACGTACGGGCGTTGGCGGGTCTCCTGGGTCTTGAGGTGCCGGCGCTCCGGTACCGCTTGCGCGGTCAGACGCGGTGGAAGCCGGCAGAGCTGAAGACGATCGCGCGCGTGTTCCGGGTATCGATCGACGAGCTCACGGGCACGCTCGAGCTCGTCTGA
- a CDS encoding Lsr2 family protein, with product MAQKITTTLVDDLTGETIEDGSGKTVQFGFDGSVYEIDLTNENADKTRGAYADHLAAARKTTGRSTRTRTSSSGRTDPDELAKIREWAAANGLEVAAPGRISQAVRDAYAAAQ from the coding sequence ATGGCCCAGAAAATTACCACCACCCTTGTTGACGACCTCACTGGCGAGACGATCGAAGATGGCTCGGGAAAGACCGTTCAGTTCGGCTTCGACGGGTCCGTGTACGAGATCGACTTGACGAACGAGAATGCCGACAAGACCCGTGGGGCGTATGCGGATCACCTCGCCGCAGCTCGGAAGACCACCGGTCGATCGACCCGGACCCGCACGAGTTCCTCTGGGCGCACGGACCCCGACGAACTGGCGAAGATCCGCGAGTGGGCCGCAGCGAACGGTCTCGAGGTTGCTGCACCCGGACGCATCAGCCAGGCCGTGCGCGACGCCTACGCTGCAGCACAGTGA
- a CDS encoding ATP-binding protein: MLVQVCGLPGAGKSTLSAAIAELTPSLTLRVDAIEGAMWKYQIPREQSGIAAYSIMHAIAVANLRRGQVVIADAVSGVEPARAGWASTADVAGVPLRVIEVVCADVDEHRRRVEQRANDLPGFTLPTWDEVQRTADEYEPRTDDRLVIDSTRPLEETVRQALDYLELHAP; the protein is encoded by the coding sequence ATGCTGGTTCAGGTTTGTGGTCTTCCCGGCGCAGGGAAGTCGACGCTGTCTGCTGCGATTGCGGAGTTGACGCCCTCGCTGACGCTTCGCGTTGATGCGATCGAGGGCGCGATGTGGAAGTACCAGATCCCGCGTGAGCAGTCAGGAATCGCCGCGTACTCGATCATGCATGCCATCGCGGTAGCGAATCTGCGGCGCGGTCAGGTGGTCATCGCGGACGCGGTGAGCGGCGTTGAACCCGCTCGGGCTGGTTGGGCGTCGACCGCGGATGTTGCCGGGGTACCGCTGCGTGTCATCGAGGTTGTGTGTGCGGACGTCGACGAGCACCGTCGCCGTGTGGAACAGCGGGCGAACGATCTGCCTGGGTTCACCTTGCCGACGTGGGACGAAGTACAGCGCACCGCCGACGAGTACGAGCCCCGCACGGACGATCGGCTCGTCATCGACAGCACCCGCCCCCTCGAGGAAACAGTCCGTCAGGCCCTCGACTATCTCGAACTGCACGCCCCGTGA
- a CDS encoding LD-carboxypeptidase, whose protein sequence is MEATMLEPRTLAPGDTVAIVSPASWPEDSVPGWIADQVESWGLRAVVAPHALDHRGYLAGTDADRIADLNNVIRDPAVRAVIASTGGCGSFRIAPLVDTDALRADPKLLVGYSDITALHCVWDAAGVPTLHGAIAGAHADHVRRLLMEGARTVVDADTRALSAELTTTGRVEGTLFGGNLEMLARSVGVVDLDLAGRIVLLEINRAAGLGIVDRALTQLRYSGALDGVAGVALGSIDQFADYEDRGWTILDTLRDHLNALGVPVLGGLPLGHIEDLVTLPLGTHAVLDVDHARLMVTAPTATDGV, encoded by the coding sequence ATGGAAGCAACGATGCTTGAACCTCGCACGCTGGCCCCTGGTGACACCGTCGCGATCGTTTCGCCAGCGTCGTGGCCGGAAGACTCCGTACCTGGCTGGATCGCTGATCAGGTCGAATCATGGGGCCTTCGAGCAGTCGTTGCGCCGCACGCGCTCGATCACCGCGGCTACCTCGCCGGCACCGATGCCGACCGGATCGCAGACCTGAACAACGTGATTCGAGACCCGGCGGTTCGTGCCGTGATCGCTTCCACCGGAGGCTGCGGCAGCTTCCGAATCGCTCCGCTCGTTGATACCGACGCGCTCCGCGCTGACCCCAAGCTGCTGGTCGGATACAGCGACATCACCGCCCTGCACTGTGTCTGGGATGCTGCCGGCGTCCCGACGCTGCACGGCGCGATCGCCGGCGCCCACGCTGACCACGTCCGACGGCTACTCATGGAGGGCGCCCGCACCGTCGTCGACGCTGACACTCGCGCCTTGTCTGCTGAGCTCACCACGACGGGACGCGTCGAGGGGACGCTCTTTGGTGGGAACCTCGAGATGCTGGCGCGGTCGGTCGGGGTCGTGGACCTCGACCTCGCGGGCAGGATCGTCCTCCTCGAGATCAACCGCGCTGCGGGGCTGGGGATTGTCGATCGGGCGCTGACGCAGCTGCGGTACTCCGGAGCGCTGGACGGTGTTGCCGGCGTCGCGCTCGGGAGCATCGACCAGTTCGCCGACTACGAGGACCGAGGCTGGACGATCCTCGATACCCTCCGTGACCACCTGAATGCGCTCGGCGTCCCTGTCCTCGGTGGCTTGCCTCTCGGGCACATTGAGGACCTCGTCACCCTGCCACTCGGCACTCACGCCGTCCTCGACGTCGACCACGCTCGACTGATGGTCACTGCGCCGACCGCAACGGACGGTGTGTGA
- a CDS encoding LD-carboxypeptidase — MLLFQPRSRRVGHPPARTRGPRHCRERWRSIGFQVPGSGGFRRDHAHPKPTLGYSDISLLHLALYSQTGLVGW; from the coding sequence GTGCTGCTGTTCCAGCCCAGATCGCGGCGAGTTGGACACCCCCCTGCGAGAACCCGAGGTCCGCGCCATTGTCGCGAACGATGGCGGTCAATCGGCTTTCAGGTACCTGGATCTGGTGGATTTCGACGCGATCATGCCCATCCGAAGCCGACCCTGGGGTACAGCGACATCTCGTTGCTGCACCTGGCTCTCTACTCGCAGACGGGTCTCGTCGGCTGGTGA
- a CDS encoding pyridoxamine 5'-phosphate oxidase family protein: MDELVFVLDPDQCWSHLRSARTARIASRTDESLEVIPLNFVAEDRRLFFGTSSNVILGAVYGGREIVMEMDEHDGLTAWSVVVRGTVHIPDAKRHRLADAVDARHAETSHHRAGADQHHEAALQPSCSMNAVSDDERSAPPLIRPSLSPLEQRTSR, encoded by the coding sequence TTGGACGAACTGGTCTTCGTGCTGGATCCCGACCAGTGCTGGTCCCATCTGCGCAGCGCGCGAACAGCGCGCATCGCATCCCGAACCGACGAGTCGCTGGAGGTCATCCCGTTGAACTTCGTCGCCGAGGACCGGCGGCTGTTCTTCGGGACGTCGAGCAACGTCATCCTCGGCGCCGTATACGGAGGACGTGAGATCGTCATGGAGATGGACGAGCACGACGGTTTGACAGCGTGGAGCGTTGTTGTGCGAGGCACAGTCCACATCCCCGACGCGAAACGTCACCGCTTGGCGGATGCGGTCGATGCTCGCCACGCCGAAACGAGCCACCATCGTGCTGGAGCCGACCAGCATCACGAGGCGGCTCTTCAACCAAGCTGCTCCATGAACGCAGTCAGCGACGACGAACGGTCCGCACCACCGCTCATTCGGCCGTCGCTGTCACCCCTGGAGCAACGCACCTCGAGATAG
- a CDS encoding HD domain-containing protein has protein sequence MTDMVALARDVATRAHDGQTDKVGRPYIEHPAAVAARVSTVDEQVVGWLHDVVEDTDITLAELRSMGFTAEQVLAVDAMTKRRGETLTDSMARVMADPIAPRVKRADVSHNADPGRLALVSDDATRARLQAKYERTAGLLGTTLSGILAEFGVPSRLV, from the coding sequence ATGACTGACATGGTGGCGTTGGCGCGGGACGTGGCCACCCGTGCGCACGACGGGCAGACGGACAAGGTCGGCCGGCCGTACATCGAGCATCCCGCCGCGGTCGCGGCCCGGGTGTCCACCGTGGACGAGCAGGTCGTCGGCTGGTTGCACGACGTCGTCGAGGACACGGACATCACTCTCGCCGAGCTCCGGTCGATGGGGTTCACCGCCGAGCAGGTGCTCGCGGTGGACGCGATGACGAAGCGTCGCGGGGAAACGCTGACCGACTCGATGGCGCGGGTCATGGCCGACCCGATCGCCCCTCGGGTGAAGCGGGCCGACGTCAGCCACAACGCCGACCCCGGCCGGCTCGCGCTGGTGTCCGACGACGCGACCCGAGCCCGGCTGCAAGCGAAGTACGAACGAACCGCCGGACTGCTCGGCACAACGCTGTCGGGCATCCTCGCCGAGTTTGGGGTGCCGTCGCGGCTCGTGTGA